A portion of the Pleuronectes platessa chromosome 15, fPlePla1.1, whole genome shotgun sequence genome contains these proteins:
- the serpinh1a gene encoding serpin H1a — protein sequence MTEPNKCYIMWLINMATLLCLASSAAAATAPKANKVLSNHATILADNSATLAFSLYQNMAKEKNMENILISPVVVASSLGLVALGGKAATASQVKTVLNAAKVKDEQLHTGLAELLTEVSDPKTRNVTWKISNRLYGPNSVKFVDEFVKSSKKHYNCDHSKINFKDKKSAVNSINEWAAKSTDGKLPEVTKDLEKTDGAMIINAMVFKPHWDQQFHHKMVDNRGFMVSRSLTVSVQMMHRTGLYGFYDDSTNKLSILSMPLAHKKSSVVFIMPYNVQPLEKLEKILTKKQLETWMGKLEETAVAVSLPKVSMEVSHNLQKHLGKLGLTEAVDKSKADFSNISGKKDLYLSSLFHASAMEWDTEGNEIDTSVFGTDKLKSPKLFYADHPFIFLVKDQKTNSILFIGRMVRPKGDKMRDEL from the exons TGTTACATCATGTGGCTGATAAATATGGCAACCCTGCTCTGCCTggcctcttcagctgcagctgccaCCGCCCCAAAGGCAAACAAGGTCCTCAGCAACCATGCCACCATCCTGGCTGACAACAGCGCCACCCTGGCCTTCAGTCTCTACCAAAACATGGCCAAGGAGAAAAACATGGAAAACATCCTGATCTCCCCCGTAGTGGTAGCCTCCTCTCTGGGCCTGGTTGCTCTCGGTGGAAAGGCCGCCACCGCCTCGCAGGTAAAAACTGTTCTGAATGCAGCTAAAGTTAAAGATGAACAGCTGCACACCGGCCTGGCAGAGCTGCTGACCGAGGTCAGTGACCCCAAGACCCGAAATGTCACCTGGAAGATCAGCAACCGTCTGTACGGACCCAACTCTGTCAAATTTGTGGATGAGTTTGTCAAGAGCAGCAAGAAACACTACAACTGTGACCACTCCAAGATAAACTTCAAAGATAAGAAGAGTGCTGTGAACTCCATCAACGAGTGGGCAGCCAAGTCTACCGACGGCAAACTGCCTGAGGTCACCAAGGATTTGGAGAAGACTGATGGAGCGATGATCATCAATGCCATGGTTTTCAAAC CTCACTGGGACCAGCAGTTCCATCATAAGATGGTGGACAACCGTGGATTCATGGTGTCCCGCAGCCTCACGGTTTCAGTACAGATGATGCACCGCACAG GTCTCTATGGCTTCTATGATGACAGCACTAACAAGCTTTCCATCCTGAGCATGCCTCTGGCTCATAAGAAGTCCAGTGTGGTGTTCATCATGCCCTACAATGTGCAGCCtctggagaagctggagaagatCCTGACCAAGAAGCAGCTGGAGACGTGGATGGGCAAACTGGAGGAGACAGCAGTAGCTGTGTCTCTGCCCAAAGTCAGCATGGAAGTCAGTCACAACCTGCAG AAACACCTCGGGAAACTGGGCCTGACAGAGGCTGTGGACAAATCCAAAGCAGACTTCTCCAACATTTCTGGGAAAAAGGACCTCTACCTGTCAAGCCTGTTCCATGCCTCTGCCATGGAGTGGGACACTGAGGGGAATGAAATTGACACCAGCGTCTTCGGCACGGACAAGCTGAAAAGCCCCAAACTCTTCTACGCCGACCACCCCTTCATCttcctggtgaaggaccagaaGACAAACTCCATCCTGTTCATTGGCAGGATGGTCAGGCCAAAGGGTGATAAGATGAGAGATGAGTTGTGA